The following proteins are encoded in a genomic region of Elgaria multicarinata webbii isolate HBS135686 ecotype San Diego chromosome 16, rElgMul1.1.pri, whole genome shotgun sequence:
- the RAMAC gene encoding RNA guanine-N7 methyltransferase activating subunit isoform X1: MASASELLQSYEEMFVHRYTSEDKEYQKYVQQPADPPPVVEDWLNREPYVPSVAEILQNYEKMFEHRFSSKDEEFQKYVQRPADPPPLIEDWRNRSGGNQRYRERFRDSRQFRGRGDRYDQQGGYRSSPWQERSWGNNYQQHRQGQSSYSQHGRVPQYGYSSYFQGHY, from the exons ATGGCTTCCGCAAgtgagctccttcagagttacGAAGAGATGTTTGTTCACCGATATACTTCAGAAGACAAGGAATATCAGAAATATGTCCAGCAGCCTGCAGATCCACCTCCCGTAGTAGAAGACTGGCTAAACAG AGAACCCTACGTGCCTTCTGTAGCTGAGATCCTTCAGAATTATGAAAAGATGTTTGAGCATCGGTTTTCTTCAAAAGATGAAGAATTTCAGAAATATGTCCAACGCCCTGCAGATCCACCTCCCTTAATAGAAGACTGGAGAAACAGATCGGGTGGTAACCAGCGATACAGAGAGag ATTCAGAGATAGCAGACAATTTAGAGGAAGAGGGGACAGATACGACCAGCAAGGAGGCTATAGATCCAGCCCATGGCAAGAAAGAAGCTGGGGGAACAATTACCAGCAGCACAGGCAAGGACAGTCTTCGTACTCTCAACATGGACGAGTACCCCAGTATGGCTACAGTTCTTATTTTCAGGGCCATTACTAG
- the RAMAC gene encoding RNA guanine-N7 methyltransferase activating subunit isoform X2 has protein sequence MASASELLQSYEEMFVHRYTSEDKEYQKYVQQPADPPPVVEDWLNREPYVPSVAEILQNYEKMFEHRFSSKDEEFQKYVQRPADPPPLIEDWRNRSGGNQRYRESRQFRGRGDRYDQQGGYRSSPWQERSWGNNYQQHRQGQSSYSQHGRVPQYGYSSYFQGHY, from the exons ATGGCTTCCGCAAgtgagctccttcagagttacGAAGAGATGTTTGTTCACCGATATACTTCAGAAGACAAGGAATATCAGAAATATGTCCAGCAGCCTGCAGATCCACCTCCCGTAGTAGAAGACTGGCTAAACAG AGAACCCTACGTGCCTTCTGTAGCTGAGATCCTTCAGAATTATGAAAAGATGTTTGAGCATCGGTTTTCTTCAAAAGATGAAGAATTTCAGAAATATGTCCAACGCCCTGCAGATCCACCTCCCTTAATAGAAGACTGGAGAAACAGATCGGGTGGTAACCAGCGATACAGAGAGag CAGACAATTTAGAGGAAGAGGGGACAGATACGACCAGCAAGGAGGCTATAGATCCAGCCCATGGCAAGAAAGAAGCTGGGGGAACAATTACCAGCAGCACAGGCAAGGACAGTCTTCGTACTCTCAACATGGACGAGTACCCCAGTATGGCTACAGTTCTTATTTTCAGGGCCATTACTAG